In Streptomyces sp. NBC_01707, a genomic segment contains:
- a CDS encoding cytochrome c biogenesis CcdA family protein produces MNTTVFNGALLVALPIAVLGGLVSFFSPCVLPLVPGYLSYVTGVSGTDLAQARRGRMVVGASLFVLGFSAVFVSGGALFGYFGQRLQDHSEVISKVLGVLMILMGVFFMGLMPWMTQREFRIHKRPVSGLAGAPLLGVLFGVGWTPCLGPTLTSVQTLALEQGTAGRGAVLTLAYCLGLGLPFVLAAVAFRKALGAFGWVKRHYVWVMRIGGAMMIVTGLLLLTGVWSSMMQELQGWSNGFTVGI; encoded by the coding sequence ATGAACACGACCGTGTTCAACGGGGCTCTTCTGGTGGCCCTGCCCATCGCCGTACTCGGCGGACTGGTCTCGTTCTTCTCGCCGTGCGTGCTGCCGCTGGTGCCCGGCTACCTCTCGTACGTCACCGGCGTCAGCGGGACCGATCTGGCCCAGGCCAGACGGGGGCGCATGGTCGTCGGCGCCTCGCTCTTCGTCCTCGGCTTCTCCGCCGTGTTCGTCTCCGGCGGCGCGCTCTTCGGCTATTTCGGGCAGCGGCTGCAGGATCACAGCGAGGTCATCTCCAAGGTTCTCGGCGTCCTGATGATCCTGATGGGCGTCTTCTTCATGGGGCTGATGCCCTGGATGACCCAGCGTGAGTTCCGCATCCACAAGCGGCCGGTGTCCGGCCTCGCCGGAGCGCCGCTGCTCGGGGTGCTGTTCGGGGTCGGCTGGACGCCGTGCCTCGGCCCGACGCTCACTTCCGTGCAGACGCTCGCCCTCGAACAGGGGACCGCCGGGCGCGGGGCCGTACTGACCCTGGCGTACTGTCTCGGACTCGGTCTGCCGTTCGTGCTGGCCGCGGTCGCCTTCCGCAAGGCGCTCGGTGCCTTCGGATGGGTCAAGCGCCACTACGTGTGGGTCATGCGGATCGGCGGCGCAATGATGATCGTGACCGGACTGCTCCTGCTGACCGGTGTGTGGAGCAGCATGATGCAGGAACTGCAGGGCTGGTCCAACGGCTTCACGGTGGGGATCTGA
- a CDS encoding TlpA disulfide reductase family protein — MSFGRAPRRRFTLLAAPAAAAALALTLTACGGDGNKAGGGGNSHFVTGSGGISTVAKADRQDAPKLDGATLDGKPLDVADYKGKVVVLNVWGSWCGPCRLEAKHFAKVSKETASQGVQFIGINTRDAEKGPAVNFEKDNSITYPSFFDPIGKLILRFPKGTLNPQAIPSTVVIDRDGKIAARTLVALDDVKLHKMIDPLIAEK, encoded by the coding sequence ATGAGCTTTGGCCGCGCACCCCGACGCCGCTTCACCCTGCTCGCCGCCCCCGCAGCGGCCGCCGCACTGGCGCTGACCCTGACCGCCTGCGGTGGTGACGGCAACAAGGCCGGCGGTGGCGGCAACTCCCACTTCGTCACCGGCAGTGGCGGGATCTCCACCGTGGCCAAGGCGGACCGCCAGGACGCGCCGAAGCTCGACGGAGCGACGCTGGACGGCAAGCCCCTCGATGTCGCCGACTACAAGGGCAAGGTCGTCGTGCTGAACGTATGGGGCTCGTGGTGCGGCCCCTGCCGGCTGGAGGCCAAGCACTTCGCGAAGGTGTCGAAGGAGACCGCGAGTCAGGGTGTCCAGTTCATCGGGATCAACACCCGGGACGCCGAGAAGGGCCCGGCGGTGAACTTCGAGAAGGACAACAGCATCACCTACCCGAGCTTCTTCGACCCGATCGGCAAGCTCATCCTCCGCTTCCCCAAGGGGACGCTGAACCCGCAGGCCATCCCGTCGACCGTGGTCATCGACCGGGACGGGAAGATCGCGGCCCGCACCCTCGTCGCCCTCGACGACGTCAAGCTCCACAAGATGATCGACCCGCTGATCGCGGAGAAGTGA